In one Brienomyrus brachyistius isolate T26 chromosome 12, BBRACH_0.4, whole genome shotgun sequence genomic region, the following are encoded:
- the LOC125704898 gene encoding ankyrin repeat and IBR domain-containing protein 1-like isoform X1, giving the protein MGNTYQVMVNGINGEKIKVDVGNSEDQMKNMTVLELKEKIALKLPGTAVDDLSNMRLIFTNKELEDSCPLSSYGIQHKSVIQFVIRNHQRTNMDSRETQQQLLDLQAELDQLTQLIELMEANAGENAVPSPVQHTASLDYVAQLRMAFELAAAHRISRLLGSFNEVLDNPAVERSLGDHLGASYSPPPPVPQHGGVDQPGGHQRPPTGLSSHRIHPKYQSKEVHPDTAVNSDEMKTQQELKRYNPRDSTLKFVKRKDDITLDDDPEILRAEMSCGHAVSPESLTAWCQSLLDQGQYKFTCPALKDGGNQKCGKEWPYQEVRKLAVLTDSEQRYFEETMATLAAANFHEYKSCPKCKSFVEREDLTNLSVHCTVCTAERGRNYEFCWQCLNQWKGPGPRSDCCNNNGCTNKDLDLLQKCPMTILPEVENVQCPSTRACPTCGLLIEHDKSGCKNIICSRCQKEFCFVCLKLTPECLQTSSHYTPCSDGVAPRQTSMPTWKRS; this is encoded by the exons ATGGGGAACACTTACCAGGTCATGGTAAATGGAATAAATGGAGAGAAAATAAAAGTTGATGTTGGGAATTCAGAGGATCAGAtgaagaacatgactgttttagAGCTAAAGGAGAAAATTGCTCTGAAGCTGCCAGGGACAGCAG TGGATGACCTGAGCAACATGAGGCTGATTTTCACCAACAAAGAGCTAGAAGATTCCTGCCCGCTCTCCTCTTATGGGATCCAACACAAGTCCGTCATTCAGTTCGTGATCCG AAACCATCAGCGTACGAATATGGACTCCAGGGAAACCCAGCAGCAGCTGCTTGATCTCCAGGCGGAGCTTGATCAACTTACCCAGCTTATAGAGCTCATGGAGGCAAATGCTGGAGAGAACGCAGTGCCATCCCCTGTTCAGCACACTGCTAGTCTGGATTATGTGGCACAACTGA GAATGGCTTTCGAGTTGGCAGCAGCTCATAGGATCAGTAGACTCCTGGGCTCCTTCAACGAAGTGCTCGACAATCCAGCGGTGGAGAGAAGTCTCGGGGATCACCTTGGGGCCTCATATTCG CCACCACCCCCAGTCCCACAGCATGGGGGGGTGGACCAACCAGGTGGTCACCAAAGACCTCCAACTGGCCTGTCATCTCACAGAATACACCCAAAATACCAGAG TAAGGAGGTGCATCCTGATACTGCAGTTAACAGTGACGAAATGAAGACCCAGCAGGAGCTGAAGCGCTATAATCCCAGGGACAGTACCTTAAAGTTTGTGAAAAGGAAGGATGACATCA CCCTGGATGATGACCCAGAGATCCTGAGGGCAGAAATGTCCTGTGGCCATGCTGTCAGTCCAGAGTCTCTGACTGCTTGGTGTCAAAGTCTCCTAGATCAG GGTCAGTACAAGTTCACGTGTCCAGCTCTGAAGGATGGAGGGAATCAGAAGTGTGGGAAGGAGTGGCCCTACCAGGAGGTTCGGAAACTGGCAGTGCTGACAGACAGCGAGCAGAGATATTTTGAGGAGACCATGGCAACTCTGGCTGCTGCGAATTTCCATGAATATAAATCA TGTCCCAAATGCAAGTCCTTTGTGGAGAGGGAAGACTTGACCAATCTGAGCGTGCACTGCACAGTCTGCACTGCTGAGAGGGGTCGCAACTATGAATTCTGCTGGCAGTGCCTAAATCAGTGGAAAGGACCTGGGCCACGATCTGACTGCTGCAACAACAATGGCTGTACCAACAAGGATCTGGACCTGCTCCAGAAATGCCCCATGACTATTCTGCCAGAGGTGGAGAACGTGCAGTGCCCCTCCACACGAGCCTGTCCCACCTGTGGCCTACTGATCGAGCATGACAAGAGTGGCTGCAAGAACATAATCTGCTCGAGGTGTCAGAAGGAGTTCTGCTTCGTCTGTCTGAAGCTCACCCCTGAGTGTCTACAGACCAGCAGTCACTACACACCCTGTTCTGATGGTGTTGCCCCCAGACAGACATCAATGCCAACCTGGAAAAGAAGTTAG
- the LOC125704898 gene encoding uncharacterized protein LOC125704898 isoform X2, with product MDSRETQQQLLDLQAELDQLTQLIELMEANAGENAVPSPVQHTASLDYVAQLRMAFELAAAHRISRLLGSFNEVLDNPAVERSLGDHLGASYSPPPPVPQHGGVDQPGGHQRPPTGLSSHRIHPKYQSKEVHPDTAVNSDEMKTQQELKRYNPRDSTLKFVKRKDDITLDDDPEILRAEMSCGHAVSPESLTAWCQSLLDQGQYKFTCPALKDGGNQKCGKEWPYQEVRKLAVLTDSEQRYFEETMATLAAANFHEYKSCPKCKSFVEREDLTNLSVHCTVCTAERGRNYEFCWQCLNQWKGPGPRSDCCNNNGCTNKDLDLLQKCPMTILPEVENVQCPSTRACPTCGLLIEHDKSGCKNIICSRCQKEFCFVCLKLTPECLQTSSHYTPCSDGVAPRQTSMPTWKRS from the exons ATGGACTCCAGGGAAACCCAGCAGCAGCTGCTTGATCTCCAGGCGGAGCTTGATCAACTTACCCAGCTTATAGAGCTCATGGAGGCAAATGCTGGAGAGAACGCAGTGCCATCCCCTGTTCAGCACACTGCTAGTCTGGATTATGTGGCACAACTGA GAATGGCTTTCGAGTTGGCAGCAGCTCATAGGATCAGTAGACTCCTGGGCTCCTTCAACGAAGTGCTCGACAATCCAGCGGTGGAGAGAAGTCTCGGGGATCACCTTGGGGCCTCATATTCG CCACCACCCCCAGTCCCACAGCATGGGGGGGTGGACCAACCAGGTGGTCACCAAAGACCTCCAACTGGCCTGTCATCTCACAGAATACACCCAAAATACCAGAG TAAGGAGGTGCATCCTGATACTGCAGTTAACAGTGACGAAATGAAGACCCAGCAGGAGCTGAAGCGCTATAATCCCAGGGACAGTACCTTAAAGTTTGTGAAAAGGAAGGATGACATCA CCCTGGATGATGACCCAGAGATCCTGAGGGCAGAAATGTCCTGTGGCCATGCTGTCAGTCCAGAGTCTCTGACTGCTTGGTGTCAAAGTCTCCTAGATCAG GGTCAGTACAAGTTCACGTGTCCAGCTCTGAAGGATGGAGGGAATCAGAAGTGTGGGAAGGAGTGGCCCTACCAGGAGGTTCGGAAACTGGCAGTGCTGACAGACAGCGAGCAGAGATATTTTGAGGAGACCATGGCAACTCTGGCTGCTGCGAATTTCCATGAATATAAATCA TGTCCCAAATGCAAGTCCTTTGTGGAGAGGGAAGACTTGACCAATCTGAGCGTGCACTGCACAGTCTGCACTGCTGAGAGGGGTCGCAACTATGAATTCTGCTGGCAGTGCCTAAATCAGTGGAAAGGACCTGGGCCACGATCTGACTGCTGCAACAACAATGGCTGTACCAACAAGGATCTGGACCTGCTCCAGAAATGCCCCATGACTATTCTGCCAGAGGTGGAGAACGTGCAGTGCCCCTCCACACGAGCCTGTCCCACCTGTGGCCTACTGATCGAGCATGACAAGAGTGGCTGCAAGAACATAATCTGCTCGAGGTGTCAGAAGGAGTTCTGCTTCGTCTGTCTGAAGCTCACCCCTGAGTGTCTACAGACCAGCAGTCACTACACACCCTGTTCTGATGGTGTTGCCCCCAGACAGACATCAATGCCAACCTGGAAAAGAAGTTAG